Proteins from a genomic interval of Salinarchaeum sp. Harcht-Bsk1:
- the asd gene encoding aspartate-semialdehyde dehydrogenase, whose product MSVRVGVIGATGAVGQRLIQQLAPHDDFEIAALTASESSAGKPYSEAAKWRASGPIPDGVGDVTVVETDPSAVGDDVDLLFSSLPSSVGERVEPAFAEAGYVVSSNSSNGRLDDDVPLVIPEVNADHVDLIEVQRDERGWDGALLKNPNCSTITMVPPLAALDDAFGLESVTVSTLQAVSGAGYDGVTSMEIIDNVLPHIGGEETKMETETCKLLGGFDGAELSWHDVEVSASCNRVPTLDGHLENVWAETAEDAGPAEAEQAFRDMPSVDLPSAPEQLIHVHEDPNRPQPRLDRDAEGGQAISVGPVQETPDGILFDSLAHNTIRGAAGASVLNGELLLERGYL is encoded by the coding sequence ATGTCAGTACGCGTTGGCGTCATCGGCGCAACGGGCGCTGTCGGACAGCGCCTCATCCAGCAGCTCGCACCGCACGACGACTTCGAAATCGCGGCGCTCACGGCCAGCGAGTCGAGCGCGGGCAAGCCCTACTCCGAGGCGGCGAAATGGCGGGCGTCGGGTCCGATCCCCGACGGCGTCGGCGACGTCACGGTCGTCGAGACCGACCCGTCGGCGGTCGGCGACGACGTCGACCTGCTCTTCTCCTCGCTGCCGTCCAGCGTCGGCGAACGGGTCGAACCCGCGTTCGCCGAGGCGGGCTACGTGGTCTCCTCGAACTCCTCGAACGGCCGGCTCGACGACGACGTGCCCCTCGTCATCCCCGAGGTCAACGCCGACCACGTCGACCTGATCGAGGTCCAGCGCGACGAGCGCGGCTGGGACGGCGCCCTCCTGAAGAACCCGAACTGCTCGACGATCACGATGGTGCCGCCGCTGGCCGCCCTCGACGACGCGTTCGGCCTCGAGTCCGTGACGGTCTCGACGCTCCAGGCGGTCTCCGGCGCTGGGTACGACGGCGTCACCTCGATGGAGATCATCGACAACGTCCTCCCCCACATCGGCGGCGAGGAGACGAAGATGGAGACGGAGACCTGCAAGCTCCTGGGCGGCTTCGACGGCGCAGAGCTCTCCTGGCACGACGTCGAGGTCTCCGCGTCGTGTAACCGCGTACCGACGCTCGACGGCCACCTCGAGAACGTCTGGGCGGAGACCGCCGAGGACGCCGGCCCTGCCGAGGCCGAGCAGGCCTTCCGCGACATGCCGTCCGTCGACCTCCCGAGCGCGCCCGAGCAGTTGATCCACGTCCACGAGGACCCGAACCGCCCGCAGCCCCGACTCGACCGCGACGCGGAGGGCGGGCAGGCGATCTCCGTCGGCCCGGTCCAGGAGACGCCCGACGGCATCCTGTTCGACTCCCTCGCACACAACACGATCCGCGGCGCGGCCGGCGCGAGCGTCCTCAACGGGGAACTCCTCCTCGAACGCGGCTACCTCTGA
- a CDS encoding D-isomer specific 2-hydroxyacid dehydrogenase family protein: MSPPADVLVLSKGTHGEPVEAYGAKLRERLPDHDVAVATTPSEERELIEGVPYVTGRAIDEELLELADAMELFACGYAGTDHLPMDALRAAGVTVTNASGVHGPNMAEQVIGAILAAVRRFEAGQRRQSRNEWRHYQTHELMGDTVTIVGLGAIGTAIADRLDGFGVDTIGIRYSPEKGGPTDEVLGFDDEAAFEEALARTDQLVLACPLTETTEGLIGRDELGTLPPSAYVVNVARGPVLDTDALLWALRSNRLRGAHLDVTDPEPLPNDHPLWDLETVRITPHNAGYTPKYYDRLADILAGNVRRSEAGEELENVVP; the protein is encoded by the coding sequence ATGTCACCGCCAGCCGACGTGCTCGTACTCAGCAAGGGAACCCACGGCGAGCCCGTCGAGGCCTACGGCGCGAAGCTCCGCGAACGGCTTCCCGACCACGACGTCGCCGTCGCGACCACGCCGTCTGAGGAACGAGAGCTGATCGAGGGCGTCCCCTACGTCACCGGTCGGGCCATCGACGAGGAACTGCTCGAACTGGCCGACGCGATGGAGCTGTTCGCATGCGGATACGCGGGGACCGACCACCTGCCGATGGACGCGCTCCGGGCGGCCGGCGTCACGGTCACCAACGCCTCTGGCGTCCACGGCCCGAACATGGCCGAGCAGGTCATCGGCGCGATCCTCGCCGCGGTCCGCCGGTTCGAGGCGGGCCAGCGCCGCCAATCCCGCAACGAGTGGCGGCACTACCAGACCCACGAACTGATGGGCGACACCGTCACCATCGTCGGCCTCGGCGCGATCGGCACCGCGATCGCCGATCGGCTGGACGGGTTCGGGGTCGACACTATCGGCATCCGCTACTCGCCGGAGAAGGGCGGGCCGACGGACGAGGTGCTGGGCTTCGACGACGAGGCAGCCTTCGAGGAAGCGCTCGCACGCACCGATCAACTGGTGCTCGCTTGCCCGCTGACGGAGACGACGGAGGGCCTGATCGGTCGCGACGAACTCGGGACGCTCCCGCCCTCCGCGTACGTGGTCAACGTCGCCCGCGGTCCCGTCCTCGACACCGACGCGTTGCTCTGGGCGCTGCGGTCGAACCGGCTGCGCGGCGCACACCTCGACGTCACCGATCCGGAGCCACTGCCGAACGACCACCCGCTCTGGGACCTCGAGACCGTCCGGATCACGCCGCACAACGCCGGCTACACCCCGAAGTACTACGATCGGCTCGCGGACATCCTCGCGGGCAACGTCCGGCGGTCGGAAGCCGGCGAGGAACTGGAGAACGTCGTCCCCTGA
- a CDS encoding proteasome assembly chaperone family protein: MDSEQRRRPRVSVHEEQAVTEPVVAGFSEFGLAGLTAVDYLTTQFEMEPVGHVRADGLPSITPFTAGEPRHPVRLHASNDVPVTALVGEQFVPVWAADEFGESLLEWIDASEVDELCLVSGIPVPHGPEDHRAFWIATEDFRERRLEETDLDPMGNGFLDGVGAALLDRGIDTDLAVSVLVTPVHPQVPDADAALRLLEGLVDVYGIDVETGPLETFAEEVREYYGELSARLQTVAEDDQPEDRMYM; the protein is encoded by the coding sequence ATGGACAGCGAGCAGCGCCGGCGTCCGCGGGTGTCAGTCCACGAGGAGCAGGCGGTGACGGAACCGGTCGTGGCTGGGTTCTCGGAGTTCGGCCTCGCGGGGCTCACCGCGGTGGATTACCTGACGACCCAGTTCGAGATGGAGCCGGTCGGCCACGTCCGGGCGGACGGCCTGCCCTCGATCACGCCGTTCACGGCCGGCGAGCCTCGCCACCCGGTCCGTCTCCACGCGTCGAACGACGTGCCGGTGACGGCGCTGGTCGGCGAGCAGTTCGTCCCCGTGTGGGCGGCCGACGAGTTCGGCGAGTCGCTGCTGGAGTGGATCGACGCCTCCGAGGTCGACGAACTCTGTCTCGTCTCCGGCATTCCCGTTCCCCACGGCCCCGAGGACCACCGGGCGTTCTGGATCGCGACGGAGGACTTCCGGGAGCGGCGCCTCGAGGAGACCGACCTCGACCCGATGGGCAACGGCTTCCTCGACGGCGTCGGCGCGGCACTGCTCGACCGGGGCATCGACACCGACCTCGCGGTGAGCGTGCTGGTGACGCCGGTGCACCCGCAGGTCCCCGACGCCGACGCGGCGCTTCGACTCCTCGAGGGGCTCGTCGACGTGTACGGCATCGACGTCGAGACCGGCCCGCTGGAGACGTTCGCGGAGGAGGTCCGGGAGTACTACGGCGAACTCTCCGCGCGCCTGCAGACCGTCGCCGAGGACGACCAGCCCGAAGACCGGATGTACATGTAG